ACGAGAGCCCGAAGCGATCCGAACCGTAGGCGTCACGAATAGTCATAGGCGTGGTCTGTATCCTCGTCCCACGCTCCGCGTGGCGACGCGGTCCCCGACGCTCCGCGTCGCGAACCTCGGCGTTAAATCATGTAACTGTTTGAACAAATTCTATAGGCGGCAATGCGGCCACGGCGTCGATCCCGCGCAAATCGCGGGAGCGAATCGACGGCCGCCAAGCCGCGCCGTTTGCCTACTTAACTCTAAGCGCCGCAACGGTGTCCCGCAATCGAGCAATCGCCCAAGTTCGCCCCGATCGGCGTTGGCGGCCAGGGGCGCCATTGGGGTATAATGAATATCCTGCCCCACGCTCCCCTGCCTCGCCCGCGGACGTCGATTTGACCCACCACGCGACCAACGCCGGCCTGCTCTTTCGCGCATGTTGTGCCGCGACCGTAGCGTGCGGCGTCGGCGGCATGTTCGTCGGGCCACGCCCGGCCGTCGCTGAGGAACCGGCCGCTGCCGTAGAGCCTCCTGCCGCAGAAGCCGAGCTCTCGCCGCGACCGACGATGGAACACGCCATCGGCCCGTTCGTGCAGGCCTACTGCGTCGACTGCCACAGCGGCGACAGCGCGGAAGCGGGCCTCGACTTCGACAAACTCCTGGCCGCCCCCAGCGTGCCGCATCGCCGGCTCCAATGGCAGCGGGCCGTCGAGCGAATCGCAGCGGGCGAAATGCCCCCCGCCGACATGGGCCAGCCTGAAGCTGCGGAACGCGACGCCGCCCTCGCTTGGCTGCGGGAGGAACTCGCCGATCCCGATTGCTCGCAGCCGCAAAACCCCGGCCGGCCAACACTCCGCCGGTTGAACCGCACCGAGTACCAGAACACCGTTCGTGACCTCCTCGGCGTCGAGTTCGACGCTCACAAAACCTTTCCCCGCGACGAACTCGGCTACGGCTTCGACAACAACGGCGACATCCTTTCGCTGCCGCCGGTGCTGCTCGAAAAGTATCTGCAGGCCGCCGAAGAAATCTCGCTCAAAGCGATCGTCTCGCCGGAAATGATTTCCAAGCCCGTTCAGTCCGCCGCGTGGGGCGAACTCCACGGTGGCGCGGCAGCCCGCGGCGTGCGCGGTCTCTTCTCCTCAAACGGCCGCATCCACGCCGAAACGCCGTTGCAAGGCGCCGGCACGTATCTCGTCCGCGTTAAAGCCTTCGCATCACAGTGCGGCGCCGAAGCGACCAAGATGCGAATCTTGTACGGCGACCAGGAACTCGCTCACGTCGACGTCCCGGGCGAACTGAAGGAAGACCCGCAAACCTACGTCGCCCAGTTCGAAGCGGAACAAGGCGTCGCGAAGCTCGGCGTCGAAATGACGAACGACGCCTGGGAACCGATGGCGGCCGACCCCAACCGCCGCGACCGCAACCTCTACATCCTGAGCATCGACGTTGTCGGCCCCACCGAGGCCCTCAAGCCTGAGCATTTGTCCGCCGCGCAACGCCAGCTGCTTGAAGGCGGCCCGACGCTGCAGCAATGGCGCACTACCGACCAGTGGGCCGACGCCACCCGCGGGCTCGTCGCGCGACTGCTCGGCCGCGGCTACCGCCGCCCCGCCACAAAGGAAGAAATCGACCGCATCTTCAGCCTCGTCGCCGACGCCCACGATCGCGGCGACTCGCTCGAACGAGCGATGCAGCTCGCCGTGCAGGCGGTGCTCGTCTCGCCGCAGTTCCTTTTCATCGGCGACGAATCGCTCCCCGCCGAAGCGCCATCTGCCGAAGACGCCCCACGCCTCGCGGCCGACGCCAACGGCCAGCCCGTCGGCGAGTACGAACTCGCCTCGCGGCTTAGCTACTTCCTCTGGAGCTCGATGCCCGACGACGAGTTGCTCGCGCTCGCCGCCGAGGGCCGGCTCCGCGAAAAGCTCGACACGCAAATCGAACGCCTCCTCAACAGCCCGCGGGCCGACCAACTCATCCGCAACTTCAGCGAGCAATGGCTCGAAACGCGGAAGCTCGAAACGATGCAGCGCAGCCCGCAGCACTTCCCCGAGTTCGACGCCGCCCTCCGCGACGCCTTCCGCGAAGAAACATTCCGCCTCGTGCAAGACGT
This sequence is a window from Lacipirellula parvula. Protein-coding genes within it:
- a CDS encoding DUF1592 domain-containing protein, whose amino-acid sequence is MTHHATNAGLLFRACCAATVACGVGGMFVGPRPAVAEEPAAAVEPPAAEAELSPRPTMEHAIGPFVQAYCVDCHSGDSAEAGLDFDKLLAAPSVPHRRLQWQRAVERIAAGEMPPADMGQPEAAERDAALAWLREELADPDCSQPQNPGRPTLRRLNRTEYQNTVRDLLGVEFDAHKTFPRDELGYGFDNNGDILSLPPVLLEKYLQAAEEISLKAIVSPEMISKPVQSAAWGELHGGAAARGVRGLFSSNGRIHAETPLQGAGTYLVRVKAFASQCGAEATKMRILYGDQELAHVDVPGELKEDPQTYVAQFEAEQGVAKLGVEMTNDAWEPMAADPNRRDRNLYILSIDVVGPTEALKPEHLSAAQRQLLEGGPTLQQWRTTDQWADATRGLVARLLGRGYRRPATKEEIDRIFSLVADAHDRGDSLERAMQLAVQAVLVSPQFLFIGDESLPAEAPSAEDAPRLAADANGQPVGEYELASRLSYFLWSSMPDDELLALAAEGRLREKLDTQIERLLNSPRADQLIRNFSEQWLETRKLETMQRSPQHFPEFDAALRDAFREETFRLVQDVVRNNLPLPTLLSADYSFVNGRLAKHYGMAEPTGDEFVRVSLPKERQAGILAHGSVLSVTAFEDRTSPVLRGKWVLDHLLADPPPPPPPDAGSLPDASGDLSHKTLRERLEMHRADPTCASCHKRMDPIGLAMENFDAVGRWRDTDAGQPIDASGELPDGRKLDGPASLRDVLLADYGRVRRSLAERLLIFSLGRGLEPYDTCAVNEVVAAAEANGDTFASMVRAVAKSTPFQQRGSVEGE